A stretch of Cyanobacterium sp. HL-69 DNA encodes these proteins:
- the glpX gene encoding bifunctional fructose-1,6-bisphosphatase II / sedoheptulose-1,7-bisphosphatase GlpX — protein MIETTIGLEIIEVVEQAAIASSKWMGKGEKDIADEVAVEAMRERMNKINMRGRIVIGEGERDDAPMLYIGEEVGVCTQENAKDFCNPDELIEIDIAVDPCEGTNLVAYGQNGSMAVLAISEKGGLFAAPDFYMKKLAAPPAAKGLVDINKSATENIKILSECLKRAPEELVVVVMDRSRHEDLIKEIRAAGARVRLISDGDVSAALSCAFSGTNIHALMGIGAAPEGVISAAAMRCLGGHFQGQLIYDPAVVKTGLIGESREGNLARLTEMGITDPDKVYTAEELASGETVLFAACGITPGTLMNGVRFFHGGARTQSLVISSQSSTARFVDTVHMFDKPQTIQLR, from the coding sequence ATGATAGAAACTACTATCGGACTAGAGATTATTGAAGTAGTAGAACAAGCGGCGATCGCCTCATCCAAATGGATGGGTAAAGGCGAAAAAGATATTGCTGATGAAGTAGCAGTAGAAGCTATGCGCGAAAGAATGAATAAAATCAATATGCGCGGCCGAATCGTAATCGGTGAAGGAGAAAGAGATGACGCTCCCATGCTTTACATCGGCGAAGAAGTGGGCGTATGTACCCAAGAAAACGCCAAAGACTTCTGTAACCCTGATGAGTTAATCGAAATTGACATCGCCGTTGACCCCTGCGAAGGTACTAACCTAGTCGCCTATGGTCAAAATGGCTCCATGGCTGTACTCGCCATCTCCGAAAAAGGTGGTCTATTTGCAGCCCCCGACTTCTACATGAAAAAATTAGCTGCGCCCCCAGCCGCCAAAGGTCTTGTGGACATCAACAAATCCGCTACTGAAAACATTAAAATCCTTTCTGAGTGTCTAAAACGCGCTCCTGAAGAATTAGTAGTCGTAGTAATGGACAGATCTCGCCACGAAGATTTGATTAAAGAAATTCGTGCGGCTGGTGCAAGGGTTCGTCTTATCAGTGATGGTGATGTAAGCGCCGCTTTATCCTGTGCTTTCTCTGGTACTAACATCCATGCCCTCATGGGTATCGGTGCGGCTCCTGAAGGGGTTATTTCTGCTGCTGCCATGCGTTGTTTGGGTGGTCACTTCCAAGGACAGTTAATTTATGACCCTGCGGTGGTGAAAACTGGTTTAATCGGTGAAAGCAGAGAAGGCAACCTCGCTCGTCTCACCGAAATGGGTATTACTGATCCTGATAAGGTTTATACTGCTGAAGAATTAGCTTCTGGAGAAACTGTTTTATTTGCGGCCTGTGGTATTACCCCTGGTACTTTAATGAATGGTGTTCGTTTCTTCCATGGTGGTGCCAGAACCCAAAGTTTAGTTATTTCTAGTCAGTCTAGTACCGCTCGTTTTGTGGATACTGTTCATATGTTTGATAAGCCTCAAACTATCCAATTAAGATAA